A stretch of Halomonas elongata DSM 2581 DNA encodes these proteins:
- a CDS encoding DUF523 domain-containing protein, giving the protein MEKLLISACLLGQPVRYDGRAKTQQSDILARWRKEGRLVTVCPEVQAGLATPRAPAEIEGGGGAEVLAREARVMTRDGEDVSVAFRYGADLALALCRRHRIRFAILTEGSPSCGSQRIYDGCFDGHTVAGMGVTTALLTQHGIRVFNQEEIARVAALL; this is encoded by the coding sequence ATGGAAAAACTGCTGATCAGTGCGTGTCTGCTGGGTCAGCCGGTTCGTTACGACGGTCGGGCCAAGACGCAGCAGAGCGACATCCTGGCACGCTGGCGCAAGGAGGGGCGACTGGTCACGGTATGCCCCGAGGTGCAGGCCGGGCTTGCCACGCCCCGCGCGCCGGCGGAGATCGAAGGAGGCGGAGGCGCCGAGGTACTGGCCAGGGAAGCGCGCGTCATGACACGTGACGGCGAGGATGTCTCCGTGGCCTTCCGGTATGGCGCCGATCTGGCGCTGGCACTGTGTCGCCGCCATCGAATCCGCTTTGCCATTCTCACCGAGGGTAGCCCTTCCTGCGGTAGCCAGCGCATTTACGATGGTTGCTTCGATGGTCATACGGTGGCAGGGATGGGAGTGACCACGGCCTTGCTGACGCAACATGGTATCCGGGTCTTCAATCAGGAGGAAATTGCACGGGTGGCGGCGTTGTTGTAG
- a CDS encoding Csu type fimbrial protein has product MKRLSTLCLSGALCLQSTLGLAQNANEAILNVLVTMELTPACEFSSGSTSTAGNIQLGTMDFGAIIAQDGEVTAQLSGSSGYGIRAICAPGVSAKVNLQSSRNAVPSNLGTTRAMVDGAGHSIGYNVYSDVAMSNPLQDGDVIASMVGDGTEKTVPLYGKAFMSRNEVAGEYTDILYITIEM; this is encoded by the coding sequence ATGAAGAGGCTTTCTACCCTGTGCCTTTCTGGTGCGTTATGTTTGCAGTCCACCCTAGGGCTGGCACAGAACGCAAATGAAGCTATTCTCAATGTCCTGGTGACCATGGAGTTAACTCCTGCTTGTGAGTTTTCATCAGGGAGTACCTCGACTGCAGGCAATATCCAGCTTGGAACCATGGATTTTGGGGCCATTATTGCTCAGGACGGTGAGGTTACAGCCCAACTTTCTGGAAGTAGTGGCTATGGTATCAGGGCAATATGTGCCCCTGGCGTCAGTGCGAAAGTCAACCTTCAGAGCTCCCGGAATGCTGTGCCATCCAATCTGGGTACAACTAGGGCCATGGTCGATGGCGCGGGTCATAGTATAGGGTATAATGTTTATAGTGATGTGGCCATGTCAAATCCACTGCAAGATGGTGACGTTATCGCCAGCATGGTGGGTGATGGAACGGAAAAAACTGTTCCTCTATATGGTAAAGCTTTCATGAGTCGCAATGAAGTGGCTGGTGAGTATACAGATATCCTATATATAACGATCGAGATGTGA
- a CDS encoding Csu type fimbrial protein: MYRIIFILMALVGIFPVTAWADCNLQQTNSSFGFNGSFDVATDSLRSTGSGGLVCDFNLALLSSNYIYARAESAGPYYLENVKDPNQKIPLEIFMDSAYSQMLTTEMQYFSNFQLIGIGGQNSGVSLFMRTSPANVSAGQYVATIPIRWWWAVCRGIGIGNACSGWDRSEGLTQTCIIICFEPGEDQRGPGEATTIIVVLKVENDCVINAPDVEFGAAPLVSSFDSIQQRIEITCTKNLVYSVGLSDGLYPADGVRRMQGTANTDEYIKYDIYKGNGVSGERWGNSGNERVESAEADLNPGPADGTNAQQYAYTAKVIESQETPSTGIYQDSVIVDVTF; the protein is encoded by the coding sequence ATGTATCGTATTATTTTTATATTGATGGCGCTTGTGGGTATTTTTCCCGTTACTGCCTGGGCTGATTGCAATTTGCAACAAACCAATTCCAGTTTTGGGTTTAATGGATCCTTTGATGTGGCAACGGATTCCTTGAGAAGCACCGGGTCGGGGGGGCTCGTATGCGATTTCAATCTCGCCCTCCTTTCATCGAATTATATCTATGCACGGGCGGAGAGTGCAGGGCCCTATTACCTGGAAAACGTGAAGGACCCCAATCAGAAAATTCCCTTGGAGATCTTCATGGATAGTGCTTATAGCCAGATGTTGACAACTGAAATGCAGTATTTCAGCAACTTCCAGCTCATAGGGATCGGCGGACAGAACTCTGGAGTCTCACTGTTCATGAGAACCAGTCCTGCTAACGTCAGTGCGGGGCAATATGTGGCAACCATCCCGATTCGCTGGTGGTGGGCCGTATGCCGGGGAATCGGGATTGGTAATGCATGCTCTGGGTGGGACAGAAGCGAAGGGCTGACTCAAACCTGCATTATCATCTGTTTTGAACCAGGCGAGGACCAGCGAGGCCCGGGAGAGGCGACAACTATTATTGTTGTCCTCAAAGTGGAAAATGATTGTGTTATTAATGCACCGGACGTTGAGTTTGGAGCGGCCCCCTTGGTCTCATCATTTGATTCCATTCAGCAACGTATCGAAATAACATGTACAAAAAACCTTGTTTACTCGGTTGGGCTGAGTGATGGTTTGTATCCGGCTGATGGTGTTCGGCGGATGCAAGGTACAGCCAATACAGATGAATATATTAAATATGATATCTATAAGGGGAACGGCGTATCCGGAGAGCGCTGGGGAAATAGTGGAAACGAAAGAGTGGAAAGTGCTGAAGCGGATCTCAACCCCGGTCCGGCGGACGGGACCAATGCACAGCAGTATGCTTATACTGCAAAAGTGATTGAAAGCCAGGAGACGCCATCGACGGGGATATACCAGGATAGTGTGATTGTAGATGTTACTTTTTGA
- a CDS encoding GNAT family N-acetyltransferase — protein sequence MPPRRRDVTREIAIEPLAHHHAESLFDAVDTSRSTLRAWLPWVDATRAVDDSRAFIDSAMQEWQAGTAMHFAILWRGELAGACGFNRIVASRRMAALGYWLSHDVTGHGIITACVRELLTLGFDELGLHRVELHCGEHNLRSRAVAERLGFTEEGRLRECEWINEEPVTHVVYGILAHEAR from the coding sequence ATGCCGCCACGACGCCGTGATGTTACCCGAGAGATCGCCATTGAGCCGCTGGCTCATCACCATGCCGAGTCGTTATTCGATGCCGTCGATACCAGCCGGTCCACGCTGCGCGCATGGCTGCCCTGGGTGGATGCTACTCGGGCGGTCGACGATAGCCGTGCGTTCATCGACTCTGCCATGCAGGAGTGGCAGGCCGGTACCGCCATGCATTTCGCCATTCTGTGGCGCGGCGAGCTGGCTGGCGCCTGCGGATTCAACCGAATCGTGGCGAGCCGGCGCATGGCCGCCTTGGGGTATTGGTTGAGTCATGACGTTACCGGCCACGGCATCATCACGGCCTGCGTGCGCGAGCTGCTGACTCTGGGATTCGATGAACTGGGCCTGCACCGTGTCGAGTTGCACTGCGGCGAGCACAACCTGCGCAGCCGTGCCGTGGCCGAGCGCCTGGGCTTCACCGAGGAAGGGCGTCTGCGGGAGTGTGAATGGATCAACGAAGAACCCGTGACGCACGTGGTGTACGGCATATTGGCGCATGAAGCGAGGTGA
- a CDS encoding VOC family protein, translated as MNSPLYFEIQADDPQRARHFYTELFGWDFFRVEGLPVSYWRIDTGGMQGGLLQRPAAMPPDGCGTNAFTCSFEVDDIHASAEHIVELDGRIALPIFAVPDTCWQGYFIDTEGNTFGLIQVDERAG; from the coding sequence ATGAACTCCCCACTCTATTTCGAGATCCAGGCCGACGATCCTCAACGCGCTCGACACTTCTATACAGAACTATTCGGCTGGGATTTTTTCCGCGTGGAAGGACTCCCGGTATCGTACTGGCGCATCGACACCGGCGGCATGCAAGGCGGTCTGCTGCAACGTCCCGCCGCCATGCCTCCAGATGGATGTGGCACCAATGCCTTTACCTGCTCTTTCGAAGTCGACGATATCCATGCCAGCGCCGAGCATATCGTCGAGCTCGATGGTCGGATCGCCCTGCCAATCTTCGCCGTTCCCGACACCTGCTGGCAGGGGTACTTTATTGACACCGAGGGCAATACCTTCGGGCTCATTCAAGTCGATGAACGAGCCGGTTGA
- a CDS encoding thioredoxin family protein, which produces MSLTPSNMLALNSPLPSFHLPDAQGRMVSSDDYAEQPLLVVFMCNHCPFVKHLAGALADFARQYQDRGLAVVGINSNDFLANPEDRPERMLEEARERGYTFPYLVDETQDVARAFDAACTPDFFLFDRHHKLAYRGQFDDSRPSQDIPVTGRDLRAAADAVLAGQSPDETQKPSMGCNIKWK; this is translated from the coding sequence ATGTCCCTGACACCATCCAACATGCTCGCGCTGAATAGTCCTCTCCCCTCCTTTCACCTGCCCGATGCGCAGGGCCGGATGGTGAGCAGTGATGACTACGCCGAGCAGCCGCTACTGGTCGTCTTCATGTGCAACCACTGTCCCTTCGTGAAGCATCTGGCCGGCGCCCTGGCCGATTTCGCCAGGCAATATCAGGACCGCGGGCTCGCAGTGGTCGGCATCAACAGCAACGATTTTCTGGCCAATCCCGAGGATCGCCCCGAACGCATGCTGGAGGAAGCCCGAGAGCGCGGTTATACCTTCCCCTATCTCGTCGACGAGACACAGGACGTGGCTCGTGCCTTCGATGCAGCCTGTACCCCGGATTTCTTCCTGTTCGACCGTCACCACAAGCTCGCCTACCGAGGGCAGTTCGACGACAGCCGCCCGAGCCAGGATATTCCGGTAACCGGTCGCGATCTGCGGGCAGCCGCCGATGCCGTGCTGGCCGGCCAGAGCCCCGACGAGACGCAGAAACCTTCGATGGGCTGCAATATCAAGTGGAAATGA
- a CDS encoding fimbria/pilus outer membrane usher protein has translation MPKTIEKPLPYDSGESLWGVKAFLLACSAALFFTSSSLVLGESFRSIPEIPGSDVDRVATGGAAAQDQELYLEILINGKSTGKVYRTVKKGDDFVIDKSFLLKQGVRVSSAASENVAISSLEGTEVEYLAGEGKLNIIVPADWLPDQNLDLSKQRDYVKAEIGTGLLFNYDSYSTHTDQGTSTSLWNEIRFFSPIGIFSTTSVYQDYLSGGNDVSGQNEFIRYDTSWEHSSQDSMVKYQAGDFITHSMSWSNSIRAGGFQVSKDFSLRPDLVTYPLPEFSGSAAVPSTVDLFINGNRSGRTDVNPGPFTLTDIPYINGAGQAVIVTRDALGREVSTSVPFYVTSDLLRDGYTDYSFGIGKIREDYGIKDFSYGSTVGNANFRYGVTRQFTFESHLEAASDLQLYGVGGVYRLGTLGVLNTSYSHSHDGDAGKDGGQYNAGYKYSAGRYHMGVQYTGRDSSFSDLTSYKSDRTLSEQSLQANASVAVDKVGTLGVGYFDITSFEGDRTKLLNFTWSKPLWGNINAFVSANKDLSDEGGWSTMAQISMPVGTAGSASVTANMPESGNASQIVRYSHSVPSDGGFGYQLAYTNNEGGHGYYQADATHRSRYVQLRGGVYGYENGDDTKWLDASGSVVFMDGNAYLANTISDAFAVVDTSGYSDIPVLYENRSIGKTDDSGTVLVPWATGYYDAKYSIDPMNLPSSTEVSTVEQRVAIKSRAGYKVDFGIGAPIALGSVATINDATTAPIGWDGVLYAKELQEHNSLYVEKADGGVCRASFDMEVVSEEIENIGPLVCH, from the coding sequence GTGCCTAAGACTATCGAAAAGCCTTTGCCGTATGACTCAGGAGAATCTCTCTGGGGAGTGAAGGCTTTTTTACTAGCATGCAGTGCTGCCCTTTTTTTTACCTCCTCCAGTTTGGTGTTGGGGGAAAGTTTTCGTTCTATTCCTGAGATTCCCGGAAGCGATGTCGATCGAGTCGCGACAGGAGGTGCCGCTGCTCAGGATCAGGAACTGTACCTGGAAATATTGATCAATGGGAAAAGCACTGGAAAAGTATATCGAACTGTAAAGAAAGGCGATGACTTTGTTATTGATAAGTCATTTCTCTTGAAACAGGGTGTTCGGGTTTCGAGCGCCGCTTCTGAAAATGTTGCTATATCGAGCCTTGAGGGGACCGAGGTCGAATACCTTGCTGGAGAAGGTAAGCTCAATATTATCGTTCCCGCTGACTGGTTGCCTGATCAAAACCTGGATCTATCGAAGCAGCGCGACTATGTCAAGGCCGAGATTGGGACAGGACTTCTCTTTAATTATGATTCATATTCAACTCATACCGACCAAGGGACCTCGACATCTCTTTGGAATGAGATCCGTTTTTTTAGTCCTATAGGGATCTTTTCTACAACATCGGTTTATCAGGACTATCTTTCCGGCGGGAACGATGTCTCGGGTCAGAATGAGTTTATACGTTATGATACTTCCTGGGAGCACTCAAGCCAGGATTCAATGGTAAAGTATCAAGCGGGTGATTTTATTACTCACTCTATGTCCTGGAGCAATAGCATACGTGCGGGAGGTTTTCAGGTATCAAAAGACTTTTCTCTCCGTCCGGACCTGGTGACATATCCTCTGCCTGAATTTAGCGGGTCGGCTGCGGTTCCATCCACTGTCGATCTCTTTATCAATGGAAATCGGTCGGGAAGAACTGATGTCAATCCTGGGCCATTTACCTTGACCGATATTCCCTATATCAATGGGGCAGGACAGGCAGTTATCGTCACTCGAGACGCATTAGGTCGAGAGGTGTCAACGTCGGTTCCCTTCTATGTGACCAGTGATCTATTGCGTGATGGATATACTGACTACTCTTTTGGCATTGGAAAAATTCGTGAAGATTATGGGATCAAGGATTTTTCGTATGGTTCGACGGTGGGCAATGCGAATTTCAGGTATGGCGTGACACGCCAATTTACATTTGAGAGCCATTTGGAGGCTGCTAGTGACTTGCAGCTTTATGGTGTTGGGGGTGTCTACCGGCTGGGCACACTGGGTGTTTTGAATACCTCTTATAGCCATAGTCACGACGGGGATGCCGGTAAAGATGGTGGCCAATATAATGCTGGGTATAAATATTCTGCAGGCCGCTATCATATGGGAGTGCAGTATACGGGGCGGGACTCGAGTTTCAGCGACCTTACGTCATATAAATCCGATCGCACATTGAGTGAGCAGTCCTTGCAAGCGAACGCCAGTGTTGCCGTTGACAAGGTTGGAACGCTTGGTGTCGGCTATTTTGATATAACCTCTTTCGAAGGGGACAGAACAAAGTTGCTGAATTTCACCTGGAGCAAGCCTCTTTGGGGTAATATCAATGCCTTTGTCTCGGCAAATAAAGACTTATCTGATGAGGGCGGTTGGAGCACAATGGCGCAGATAAGCATGCCTGTTGGAACTGCTGGCAGTGCCAGTGTGACTGCCAATATGCCTGAAAGCGGCAATGCTTCACAGATTGTTCGCTATTCGCATAGCGTTCCTAGTGACGGTGGGTTTGGCTACCAGCTCGCATACACGAATAATGAAGGCGGCCATGGCTACTATCAGGCCGATGCAACTCATCGCTCTCGTTATGTACAGCTTCGGGGAGGTGTATACGGTTACGAGAACGGTGATGATACCAAGTGGCTGGATGCTTCTGGCTCGGTGGTGTTCATGGATGGGAATGCTTATCTGGCCAATACGATTTCGGATGCCTTTGCTGTTGTCGATACGTCGGGTTATTCAGATATCCCCGTTCTCTATGAGAACAGGTCCATAGGGAAAACGGATGATTCCGGAACGGTGCTCGTGCCCTGGGCGACAGGATATTATGACGCCAAGTATTCCATCGATCCCATGAATTTGCCTTCAAGCACCGAGGTATCCACGGTAGAACAGCGTGTTGCTATCAAGAGCCGTGCCGGATACAAGGTCGATTTCGGCATAGGGGCACCCATCGCCTTGGGCTCTGTTGCCACTATCAATGATGCGACGACGGCCCCTATCGGGTGGGATGGCGTGCTATACGCCAAGGAGCTTCAGGAACATAACTCTCTATATGTGGAAAAGGCCGACGGTGGAGTGTGTCGTGCTTCGTTTGACATGGAGGTTGTCTCTGAAGAGATCGAAAACATTGGCCCGCTTGTGTGTCATTAA
- a CDS encoding winged helix-turn-helix domain-containing protein, producing MTSLSKTQSSFYRRLYVAHLVSAGTDSVPAITAATGMPRRTAQDTLAALSELDIHCEFEPTPGERHNIGHYVIRDWGPIDPSWVASHAERLRQALGYPPA from the coding sequence ATGACGTCACTCAGCAAGACTCAGTCGAGCTTCTATCGTCGCCTCTACGTGGCCCACCTGGTGTCCGCCGGTACCGACAGCGTACCGGCAATCACCGCCGCCACGGGCATGCCGAGGCGCACCGCCCAGGATACCCTGGCGGCACTGAGCGAACTGGACATTCATTGCGAGTTCGAACCGACTCCCGGAGAGCGCCATAACATCGGCCACTACGTGATTCGCGACTGGGGCCCCATCGACCCGAGCTGGGTGGCCAGTCACGCCGAGCGGCTACGTCAGGCGCTCGGTTATCCCCCGGCCTGA
- a CDS encoding Csu type fimbrial protein, with amino-acid sequence MKMNQYVLCGIVSAVAGFSTLANAQTAPTVPTGESTGEIQVKATVLEGCAINATSNAGDAWGVLDFGQTSGLWNNPINAKVSNNQNGGDLAVTCSGGVESFTFSIDGGLNASGTARQIANSDASKTLPYNVYQDAAHSQEYGIGDPVTFAVSDGQSVDVPIFGVLEANTGTAATAGAYTDTLRATLEF; translated from the coding sequence ATGAAAATGAATCAGTATGTCTTGTGTGGCATCGTGAGTGCTGTGGCAGGTTTCTCTACCCTGGCAAACGCCCAAACAGCCCCGACCGTTCCGACCGGTGAATCCACCGGCGAAATCCAGGTCAAGGCGACTGTGCTGGAAGGCTGTGCCATCAATGCAACCAGCAATGCAGGCGATGCCTGGGGTGTTCTGGACTTTGGCCAGACCAGCGGGCTGTGGAATAACCCGATCAATGCCAAGGTTTCCAATAACCAGAATGGTGGGGACCTTGCTGTCACCTGCTCTGGAGGGGTTGAATCCTTCACCTTTTCCATTGACGGCGGCCTGAATGCTTCGGGAACGGCCCGCCAAATTGCAAATTCGGATGCCAGTAAGACATTGCCTTATAATGTCTATCAGGATGCCGCACATAGCCAGGAATATGGAATTGGTGATCCTGTAACATTTGCAGTCTCCGATGGACAGTCTGTCGACGTTCCCATCTTTGGAGTCCTCGAAGCCAATACGGGGACTGCGGCAACGGCAGGTGCCTACACTGATACACTGCGTGCGACACTGGAATTCTGA
- a CDS encoding SDR family NAD(P)-dependent oxidoreductase: MQIDLTGKTAIVTGSTGGIGFAIAKGLADSGASVVLNGRKQAAVDDALERLRQQVPNADARGVSADLGSAEGCDAMLTAEPDTDILVNNVGIFGPQDFFDTPDDEWQRFFDVNVMSGVRLSRAYAGGMVERGWGRILFLSSESALNIPDDMIHYGMTKTAYLSLSRGLAKRLAGTGVTVNAVLPGPTLSEGVQEMLAEQQRQSGKSMEDTARDFVMAQRPSSIIQRAASVEEVANMVVYAASPQASATSGAALRVDGGVVDSIA, encoded by the coding sequence ATGCAGATCGATCTGACCGGCAAGACCGCTATCGTCACCGGCTCCACCGGAGGTATCGGCTTCGCCATTGCCAAGGGCCTGGCCGACAGCGGGGCCAGCGTGGTGTTGAACGGGCGCAAGCAGGCTGCCGTGGACGACGCCCTCGAACGCCTGCGCCAGCAAGTGCCGAACGCCGATGCCCGCGGCGTGTCCGCCGACCTCGGCAGCGCCGAGGGTTGTGATGCCATGCTCACCGCCGAGCCCGACACCGACATCCTGGTCAACAACGTCGGCATCTTCGGCCCTCAGGACTTCTTCGACACGCCGGACGACGAATGGCAACGCTTCTTCGACGTCAACGTGATGTCCGGGGTGCGCCTGTCGCGGGCCTATGCCGGAGGCATGGTCGAGCGCGGCTGGGGACGCATCCTGTTCCTGTCGTCGGAGTCGGCGCTGAACATCCCCGACGACATGATTCACTATGGTATGACCAAGACCGCCTATCTGTCGCTGTCGCGGGGACTGGCCAAGCGTCTGGCCGGCACCGGCGTCACGGTCAACGCGGTACTGCCGGGGCCGACCCTCTCCGAGGGCGTCCAGGAAATGCTCGCCGAGCAACAGAGACAGAGCGGCAAGTCGATGGAGGATACCGCGCGGGACTTCGTGATGGCCCAACGCCCCAGTTCGATCATCCAGCGCGCCGCCAGCGTCGAGGAAGTCGCCAACATGGTAGTCTACGCCGCCTCGCCCCAGGCATCGGCCACCAGCGGCGCCGCCCTGCGAGTGGATGGCGGCGTGGTAGACAGCATTGCCTGA
- a CDS encoding GNAT family N-acetyltransferase translates to MKRGDAVIERVPVTVRWASLDDAAGIARVHVRAWRVAYRDILLWDYLESLSVTQQKRLWQDRLMHGETRVVVAEGDGRVVGFCAWGPCRDTDTVPHQIEIYTLYLDPAYWSCGVGRHLWQHALTEIRQDSPSHISLWVLTANERALRFYRAAGFACDPGSQTSFELGGVTLGEVRLVGTPEELWRGSFPA, encoded by the coding sequence ATGAAGCGAGGTGATGCTGTGATCGAGAGAGTTCCCGTCACCGTGCGGTGGGCGAGTCTGGATGATGCTGCCGGAATCGCTCGCGTGCATGTCCGGGCATGGCGGGTAGCCTATCGCGATATTCTGTTGTGGGATTATCTGGAAAGTCTTTCCGTCACGCAGCAAAAGCGCCTGTGGCAGGACAGGTTGATGCATGGCGAGACTCGAGTGGTGGTGGCCGAGGGCGACGGGCGAGTGGTCGGCTTCTGCGCCTGGGGGCCTTGTCGCGATACCGATACCGTCCCGCATCAGATCGAGATATATACCCTCTACCTGGATCCGGCCTATTGGTCCTGCGGGGTCGGTCGGCATCTGTGGCAACATGCCTTGACGGAGATACGTCAGGATTCGCCTTCTCATATCAGCCTCTGGGTGCTGACTGCCAATGAACGGGCGTTGCGTTTTTATCGGGCGGCTGGCTTCGCGTGTGACCCAGGTTCGCAGACCTCCTTCGAGCTGGGAGGCGTGACGTTGGGGGAGGTGCGCCTGGTTGGTACTCCCGAAGAGTTGTGGCGCGGGTCATTTCCGGCATGA
- a CDS encoding Csu type fimbrial protein: MINQDLNMAPSVKVGYKLFMMGVGLLLNSSSYGATMPTQTFQVTAAIIAGCEVSVGSESGNYGTIDFGSASTLATGDYTAQLVRNQSVFFYCTNGVTLSASFDGGGNYSNGTRNMLSQDGSNSLIPYTLYSDASMTTPITVNGQVMVESDGQNQITIPVYGKAHLSGNHPAGRYSDTLTLTVTW, encoded by the coding sequence GTGATCAATCAGGATCTCAATATGGCTCCTAGTGTCAAGGTTGGATACAAGCTGTTTATGATGGGGGTTGGTCTTCTGCTGAATTCTTCCTCCTATGGGGCCACCATGCCGACTCAAACCTTTCAGGTCACAGCAGCCATCATCGCAGGGTGTGAGGTTAGCGTGGGGAGTGAGAGTGGCAACTATGGCACTATAGATTTTGGTTCGGCTTCTACCTTGGCAACTGGAGACTATACAGCCCAGTTGGTAAGGAATCAGAGCGTTTTCTTTTATTGTACTAATGGGGTGACACTAAGCGCTAGTTTTGATGGAGGAGGTAACTACTCTAATGGAACACGCAATATGCTTTCCCAGGATGGAAGCAATAGTCTCATTCCATATACTTTGTATAGTGATGCCAGTATGACCACTCCAATCACTGTTAATGGGCAGGTGATGGTTGAGTCAGATGGGCAGAATCAAATCACAATTCCCGTTTATGGGAAGGCTCACTTGTCAGGGAACCATCCAGCAGGACGCTACAGTGACACATTAACATTAACCGTAACGTGGTGA
- a CDS encoding fimbrial biogenesis chaperone — protein MMRNRIAGLKNCLLAAAMMLMTASAWGAASVQIWPINPVLKADENATALWLENRGAQEVTLQVRVFAWGQESGDIYSTQNEIMASPPVFTVPVGEKQLIRLTKTGNVQAGMENAYRVIVDEVPVKDKVSSDQGSALKFQMRYSVPLFVYGTGKEPLEKKGSDAQSLQEGQSLSWRIVDNMLEISNASDHHVRLTGASVVNNGKEFSLENGLLGYVLGNSSNRWPLPAGLNGQSILKGQVNGGEAIVIKKY, from the coding sequence ATGATGAGAAACAGAATCGCTGGGCTAAAAAACTGTTTGTTGGCTGCTGCAATGATGCTGATGACAGCCAGTGCATGGGGTGCCGCTTCTGTGCAAATATGGCCAATAAACCCGGTGCTGAAAGCTGATGAGAATGCAACGGCTCTATGGTTGGAAAACAGAGGGGCACAAGAGGTGACCCTGCAAGTCAGGGTGTTCGCTTGGGGACAAGAGTCTGGAGATATCTACTCCACCCAGAATGAAATCATGGCTAGCCCTCCTGTCTTTACGGTTCCCGTGGGAGAGAAGCAACTTATCCGTTTGACAAAAACTGGAAATGTACAAGCGGGTATGGAGAATGCTTACCGTGTCATCGTGGACGAGGTGCCGGTAAAAGATAAGGTTTCCAGTGATCAAGGGTCCGCCTTGAAGTTTCAGATGCGTTATTCTGTGCCGCTTTTTGTATATGGCACAGGGAAAGAACCCTTGGAGAAAAAGGGCAGTGATGCTCAAAGCCTGCAGGAAGGGCAAAGTCTTAGCTGGCGCATCGTCGATAATATGCTGGAGATCAGCAATGCTTCGGATCATCACGTAAGGTTGACGGGAGCAAGTGTTGTAAACAACGGGAAAGAGTTTTCTCTCGAAAACGGCCTTCTGGGCTACGTTTTGGGGAATTCCTCCAATCGTTGGCCTTTACCTGCTGGTCTCAATGGCCAGTCGATATTGAAGGGGCAGGTGAATGGTGGTGAAGCGATAGTTATCAAAAAATATTGA